A DNA window from Drosophila virilis strain 15010-1051.87 unplaced genomic scaffold, Dvir_AGI_RSII-ME tig00002033, whole genome shotgun sequence contains the following coding sequences:
- the LOC138911693 gene encoding uncharacterized protein, whose amino-acid sequence MVQCVKRVLRHTVKEVAPKLHVLIEAENVVNTRPLTHLPVSVDHEAPLTPNDLLNGVANLPDTPDIHQQPNERCVTRKLWRMAQLLRNRFWKRWVLEYLPTFVQRVKRVEPIRHGDAVFICDPAVQRREWLRGIVE is encoded by the coding sequence ATGGTGCAGTGTGTCAAGAGAGTGCTTCGCCACACAGTAAAGGAAGTGGCACCAAAGCTACACGTACTGATTGAAGCCGAGAACGTCGTAAATACTCGCCCGCTTACCCACTTGCCGGTATCTGTGGACCATGAAGCCCCCCTAACACCGAACGATCTACTCAATGGAGTGGCCAATCTGCCTGACACGCCCGATATCCACCAGCAGCCGAACGAGAGATGCGTCACGAGGAAGCTGTGGCGCATGGCGCAGCTGTTACGAAACCGTTTTTGGAAGCGGTGGGTCTTAGAGTACCTGCCTACATTTGTGCAACGCGTGAAACGCGTTGAGCCGATACGCCATGGTGATGCTGTGTTTATATGCGACCCGGCCGTGCAACGCAGAGAGTGGCTAAGGGGCATAGTGGAGTAG
- the LOC138911694 gene encoding uncharacterized protein translates to MLYHAEEQPNHTSSWICILPDLQRFSKLEKLRAVQLCVLDFLRNITKKVRLDGGLDLQKTLLLKRSNEMDVIFIRTCQEEKFYSEITCLRSGRRLTDRKSLLFKCSPYVDDSGILRIKGRIDNIEGVEVCVKRPIILPRRLQLTYLLVEFYHRRYHHLHNEIVVNELRQRYWACGLRALVREVSNTCPACRIRRARPKPPGMGDLPIERLSPYSLPFTYTGVDYLGPYDIVVGRRREKRWGVLFTCLTMRAVHLDIATSLSTDLYLCVLKSFMARRGCPRRMLSDNGTNFRGASRVLKDEIERISPALIERQYPELEFTFIPPGSPHVGGSWERMVRSTKSILSEILPPSGLREEVLRAALADVIQADCVREDYGSKAELAWHEGLESTVNWLTNFGRDGCASICLHSPDVLSGFNRHSNPISVDDIVIIVDDGAKRNCWTRGVVVAVHRSKDGQVRSAVVRTADGIITRPAVKLAKLDIKVGNTLHGRS, encoded by the exons ATGTTGTACCATGCTGAAGAACAACCCAATCACACGTCGTCCTGGATATGTATTCTGCCGGATCTGCAGCGTTTCAGCAAGCTAGAAAAATTGAGAGCCGTACAGCTATGCGTACTGGATTTCCTACGGAATATTACTAAGAAGGTCAGATTGGACGGAGGACTGGATCTGCAGAAGACGCTGCTCCTTAAAAGAAGCAATGAAATGGATGTGATTTTTATCCGGACTTGTCAAGAAGAGAAGTTTTATAGTGAGATCACCTGCTTAAGGTCGGGGCGCCGCTTAACCGATCGCAAAAGTTTGCTGTTTAAGTGCTCCCCTTATGTGGATGACTCGGGCATTCTACGTATTAAAGGACGGATAGACAATATAGAAGGAGTCGAAGTCTGCGTAAAACGCCCGATAATTCTGCCAAGACGACTTCAATTGACGTATCTGCTGGTTGAGTTTTATCACCGCAGATATCATCACCTACACAACGAAATCGTCGTAAATGAACTGCGGCAGCGGTACTGGGCTTGTGGCTTACGAGCTTTGGTGAGAGAAGTTTCCAATACCTGCCCAGCGTGCCGCATACGACGCGCCCGCCCAAAACCGCCAGGGATGGGCGACCTGCCAATCGAACGATTATCGCCCTATTCTCTACCGTTCACATATACTGGAGTGGATTACCTCGGCCCCTACGACATTGTCGTTGGACGCCGTCGCGAGAAGCGCTGGGGCGTGCTATTTACATGCCTCACGATGCGCGCCGTTCACCTAGATATAGCCACGTCGCTCTCAACTGACTTATACTTATGTGTTCTGAAGTCGTTCATGGCCAGACGCGGTTGCCCCCGCCGCATGCTGTCGGACAATGGCACAAATTTCAGAGGGGCTAGCAGAGTATTAAAAGATGAAATTGAACGTATATCGCCGGCTCTGATCGAGCGACAGTACCCAGAACTCGAGTTTACCTTTATCCCGCCAGGATCACCCCACGTGGGAGGATCGTGGGAGCGAATGGTGCGCTCTACAAAGTCAATACTGTCGGAAATTCTGCCGCCCTCTGGGTTACGAGAGGAGGTGCTACGAGCAGCATTGGCTGAC GTCATTCAAGCGGATTGCGTGAGAGAGGATTACGGGAGCAAGGCGGAGCTAGCTTGGCACGAGGGTCTCGAGTCGACAGTCAATTGGCTGACCAATTTTGGAAGAGATGGCTGCGCGAGTATCTGCCTACACTCACCAGACGTACTAAGTGGTTTCAACCGCCACTCGAATCCAATATCAGTCGACGACATCGTCATAATAGTGGATGACGGTGCCAAGCgaaactgttggacaagaggAGTGGTCGTAGCCGTGCACCGTTCAAAGGATGGCCAGGTCCGAAGTGCCGTGGTGCGAACCGCCGATGGAATTATTACTCGCCCCGCCGTCAAGCTAGCTAAGCTTGACATTAAAGTTGGTAACACACTGCACGGACGTTCGTGA
- the LOC138911695 gene encoding uncharacterized protein, whose amino-acid sequence MSKDPPLKEFMMNTMHDYKQKGYIRRLKDTLANYVKNRNTERFVAEHPDAVKAICKDTFVDDWLQSVDTGAEMIQCWKSNSKQVIQVLEDDCEELDKRISAQDEAEEKVLGLWWLPGQDLLTLVVTLNLLAKASKERPAQIRVLSVIMSIFDPLGLLGFLNNIRARIIIQNIWRSNFGWDDDLTKEDEADWQHWLDLVSNLNTVRIPRCMKWVSRTQAEQMHTFVDASMNAYAAVVFLRAELDSQVHCSLVTSRTRVSPLRPASIPQMELMAAV is encoded by the exons ATGTCAAAAGACCCACCACTGAAAGAGTTCATGATGAACACGATGCACGATTACAAACAGAAGGGATATATCCGCCGGTTGAAGGATA CTCTAGCAAATTACGTCAAGAATCGCAATACCGAGCGGTTTGTAGCGGAGCATCCGGATGCCGTAAAGGCGATTTGCAAAGACACATTTGTCGACGACTGGCTGCAGTCGGTGGATACTGGAGCTGAAATGATACA ATGCTGGAAATCAAATTCGAAGCAAGTTATACAGGTGCTGGAAGACGACTGTGAGGAGTTGGACAAGCGTATCAGCGCTCAGGATGAAGCGGAAGAGAAGGTCTTAGGCCTGTGGTGGCTACCTGGACAAGATCTGTTGACGTTGGTGGTGACGCTGAACTTGCTTGCGAAGGCATCTAAGGAGCGCCCAGCTCAAATACGTGTTCTGAGTGTGATCATGTCTATTTTCGACCCGCTCGGGCTGCTAGGATTCCTTAATAATATACGCGCTAGGATCATCATTCAGAACATATGGCGATCCAATTTCGGATGGGATGACGACCTCACCAAAGAAGACGAAGccgattggcaacactggcttgatctagtttcaaatttaaataccgTCCGCATTCCACGGTGCATGAAGTGGGTGAGCCGAACCCAGGCTGAACAGATGCATACATTCGTTGACGCCAGTATGAATGCTTACGCCGCAGTTGTATTTTTGCGGGCTGAACTTGATAGCCAAGTACATTGCAGTTTGGTCACCTCGAGAACGAGAGTATCACCCCTAAGGCCCGCGTCCATACCTCAAATGGAACTGATGGCCGCGGTCTAA